From Streptomyces durmitorensis, a single genomic window includes:
- a CDS encoding serine/threonine kinase, which yields MAVDARESAAKHGVLLAAPDRPDFHLVVLDHVVRQYPLPDTWIPRDAVVTVWFELGPGEGDGGAGVREPRRPGPGDGGLRQELDEPGNNEVGAVL from the coding sequence ATGGCCGTCGACGCGCGCGAGTCGGCGGCGAAGCACGGCGTGCTGCTCGCGGCGCCGGACCGCCCCGACTTCCACCTCGTCGTCCTCGACCATGTCGTCCGGCAGTACCCGCTCCCCGACACGTGGATCCCGCGCGACGCCGTCGTCACCGTCTGGTTCGAGCTCGGCCCCGGCGAGGGCGACGGCGGCGCGGGAGTGCGCGAGCCGCGCCGCCCGGGGCCTGGGGACGGCGGGCTGCGCCAGGAACTGGACGAGCCGGGCAACAACGAGGTCGGCGCCGTGCTCTAG
- a CDS encoding GNAT family N-acetyltransferase has protein sequence MTKQALPTKTLPAVHLRVPTHEDAFVWHRLFDDPDVMEFHGGAPAELSVYEELTARQRRHDAEHGFCFWTLLDADGEPIGFTGAQPWPHDWGPKGEIEIGWRLGRAAWGKGYATAAAQATLERVRAAGVGHVVAMVDARNERSVAVTRRLGMELAETFTTPVSKREAHRFRLAL, from the coding sequence GTGACAAAGCAGGCACTGCCGACGAAGACCCTGCCCGCCGTACACCTGCGTGTTCCCACCCACGAGGACGCCTTCGTCTGGCACCGGCTGTTCGACGACCCGGACGTCATGGAGTTCCACGGCGGCGCGCCGGCCGAGCTCTCCGTGTACGAGGAGCTGACCGCCCGGCAGCGCAGACACGACGCCGAACACGGTTTCTGCTTCTGGACGTTGCTCGACGCGGACGGCGAGCCGATCGGCTTCACCGGGGCGCAGCCCTGGCCGCACGATTGGGGACCCAAGGGCGAGATCGAGATCGGCTGGCGGCTCGGCCGCGCCGCCTGGGGCAAGGGGTACGCGACCGCCGCCGCGCAGGCCACCCTGGAGCGGGTGCGCGCGGCGGGCGTGGGGCACGTGGTGGCGATGGTCGACGCCCGCAACGAACGGTCCGTCGCGGTGACCCGGCGGCTCGGCATGGAGCTGGCCGAGACCTTCACGACGCCGGTGTCGAAGCGGGAGGCACACCGCTTCCGGCTCGCCCTGTAG